In Neodiprion pinetum isolate iyNeoPine1 chromosome 6, iyNeoPine1.2, whole genome shotgun sequence, one genomic interval encodes:
- the Ptp10D gene encoding tyrosine-protein phosphatase 10D isoform X3, producing the protein MKRPIVISRWSGIFLVLLAEVTYSTDLAIEIPGNLSQGDSWYRLDYSPAIGYPPPNTRISSDEIGDEIKFTNVLPGTKYEFWLYYSNSTLNDWLTWTASITTAPDPPSNLTVTVRNGKSATVSWAPPAQGNYSGFRLRVQSFSDTSSPKTSLVPADMATYTFQDLIPGATYSLQLFTVLDANESVAYTSRNFTTKPNTPGKFIVWFRNETTLLVLWQPPYPAGIYTHYKVSIDPPDAIESVLYVEKEGEPPGPAQAAFKGLVPGRAYNISVQTVSEDETSAPTTAQYRTVPLRPLNVTFDRRYLTPTSFRVLWDSQNGTSEFDKYQVSLATRRQTPVTRSRDDERWLDFKDLEPGKTYQVIVKTVSGKVTSWPATGDITLEPLPVRDLRAVTDEQTGMVEVSWTPNNASTQDSYKLSYDEVERLTGDTTSLTVDKTKVKVTLDALLPGRNYSISVQAMSNKAESVESVIYQVTRPASPIIEDLKSIEKGLNISWKSDVNSRQEKFEVTHNRNDTGESTTTSTIESHIDLKDLFPGAGYEIRVVAISHGLRSEPHVHFQAVLPHPPKNLSIEKVRRNGVVVRWEAPTDSMFTEFAIRYQTEDDTTWHDVASLSNTEAEIDDMTPGERYIIRVNTVSFGIESLDSLQVNQTIQPNPVLNITLTSDSTNVTLEWPRPEGRIETYVIRWWLVNDSDSIRTKNVTESTVSAAAAASGPKEGVQLRKELIGELTPGMEYSFSVYTVSYNLVSDVTNLTTRTMPLIQSEVVVVIDQDYPDSLTLLYTPTPVQSSRFDLYRFSISDSNNTIKEKMVNDTENKVTFSGLTPGKLYNVTAWTVSDNVESQPLLRQDRLFPERVTRIHAVNINDTRITLEWDVPRGEYDAFEVQYISTDESLEESLIQNVTNRNSITINNLRPHRNYTFTLVVISGTESTFLRKSSPVSASFTTSESYPGKVEVFQPSNVSPSDITFEWSLPSQDQNGVIRKFSITYGLEGSTHTQVKDFKPTELQGVIKSLIPGKTYIFRIQAETRIGFGPEVVWKQKMPILAPPKPPTQVVPSEVCRSSTTIQIRFRKNYFSEQNGAVTSYTIIVAEDDSKNASGLEMPSWKDVQGYSIWPPYQVMEPYYPFKNGSVEDFTIGGENCDGKTGYCNGPLKSGSTYKVKVRAFTAPDKFTDTSYSFPIQTDKDNTAIIVGVTVPIVLLLTFLGLGLIIRRRRSQGRKTTETRVTDDLSLPGSVIEISRPIRVENFADHYRMMSADSDFRFSEEFEELKHVGRDQPCTAADLPCNRPKNRFTNILPYDHSRFKLQPVDDEEGSDYINANYVPGHNSPREFIVTQGPLHSTRGDFWRMVWESNSQAIVMLTRCIEKGREKCDRYFPEDTLPAYYDEICVTMLNEWQYPDWRIRNFMLCKGKVEREIQHFHFMTWPDFGVPSPPQTLARFVRAFRERVGPDQRPIVVHCSAGVGRSGTFITLDRILQQILVSDYVDIFGIVCAMRKERVWMVQTEQQYICIHQCLLAVLEGQDNIGPIREIHDNQGFEGKNRSSVENSKNPAEAEKER; encoded by the exons GTGACGTACTCGACCGATTTGGCGATCGAGATACCGGGAAATCTGAGTCAAGGGGACTCGTGGTACAGGCTCGATTACAGTCCGGCGATCGGTTATCCGCCGCCGAACACGAGGATATCGTCGGATGAAATTGGCGACGAGATCAAATTCACGAACGTTCTTCCCGGTACAAAGTACGAGTTCTGGCTCTACTACAGCAACTCGACGCTCAACGACTGGCTCACGTGGACCGCCTCGATAACTACAG caCCCGATCCACCCTCGAATCTCACGGTGACCGTTCGCAATGGAAAATCGGCTACCGTTTCTTGGGCTCCACCCGCGCAGGGAAATTATTCCGGATTCCGACTGCGGGTTCAGAGTTTCAGTGACACGAGTAGTCCCAAGACAAGCCTTGTTCCGGCCGATATGGCCACCTATACATTTCAGGATCTCATACCCGGAGCTACATATTCTTTGCAGCTGTTCACCGTGCTCGATGCGAACGAGAGCGTGGCCTACACGAGCAGGAACTTCACGACCA AGCCAAATACACCGGGAAAGTTCATCGTTTGGTTCCGAAACGAGACAACGCTTCTGGTGTTGTGGCAGCCGCCGTATCCAGCCGGTATATACACCCACTACAAGGTGAGCATCGATCCACCGGATGCGATCGAGTCCGTTTTGTACGTCGAGAAGGAGGGCGAACCCCCGGGACCAGCGCAGGCTGCATTCAAAGGCCTCGTTCCAG GAAGAGCCTACAACATATCGGTACAAACCGTGTCGGAGGACGAGACTTCGGCCCCAACGACCGCCCAATATCGAACAGTTCCGCTTCGCCCGTTGAACGTCACTTTCGATAGAAGGTACCTGACTCCGACGTCTTTCCGAGTCCTCTGGGACTCCCAGAACGGGACGTCCGAGTTCGACAAGTACCAAGTGTCTCTGGCGACGAGGCGGCAGACTCCGGTCACCAGAAGCCGGGACGATGAGAGATGGCTCGATTTCAAGGATTTGGAGCCCGGAAAGACCTATCAGGTGATTGTAAAGACGGTGTCTGGCAAAGTCACCAGCTGGCCAGCGACCGGGGATATAACGTTGG AACCGTTACCTGTCAGAGATCTCCGAGCTGTGACGGATGAGCAGACCGGAATGGTCGAGGTCTCCTGGACTCCAAACAACGCTAGCACTCAGGACAGCTACAAGCTTTCGTACGACGAAGTGGAAAGACTTACCGGCGATACGACGTCTCTGACAGTCGATAAAACGAAGGTAAAG gTGACGTTGGACGCGCTTCTTCCGGGTCGGAACTACTCGATAAGTGTCCAGGCTATGAGCAACAAGGCTGAATCAGTTGAGTCGGTGATATACCAAGTGACCCGACCGGCCAGTCCGATCATCGAGGATCTTAAATCGATCGAAAAGGGGCTGAACATATCTTGGAAGAGCGACGTAAACTCGCGTCAGGAGAAGTTCGAGGTTACTCACAACAGAAATGACACCGGGGAGAGTACGACGACCTCGACTATCGAGTCTCACATCGATCTAAAGGACTTGTTTCCGGGTGCAGGGTACGAGATTCGGGTCGTCGCGATCAGCCATGGCCTCAGAAGTGAGCCCCACGTCCACTTTCAGGCTGTCC TCCCTCATCCGCCGAAGAATTTGAGCATTGAGAAAGTGCGGAGGAACGGGGTCGTCGTACGGTGGGAGGCACCGACAGATTCCATGTTCACGGAATTCGCCATTCGTTATCAAACTGAGGATGATACCACCTGGCATGATGTGGCGAGCTTGAGCAATACCGAGGCTGAAATAGACGATATGACACCCGGCGAACGGTACATCATCAGGGTAAACACGGTCAGCTTCGGGATCGAGAGCTTGGATTCGCTGCAAGTAAATCAGACAATTC AACCAAATCCAGTACTAAACATCACGCTGACTTCGGACTCTACCAATGTTACCTTGGAATGGCCGAGGCCAGAGGGCAGGATAGAGACGTATGTGATAAGATGGTGGTTGGTGAACGATAGCGATTCTATTCGCACTAAGAACGTCACAGAGAGTACGgtttctgctgctgctgctgcttctggTCCGAAGGAAGGTGTGCAATTGAGGAAGGAACTGATTGGCGAGTTGACACCAGGCATGGAGTACTCGTTCTCGGTTTACACCGTGTCCTACAACCTGGTCAGCGACGTGACCAATCTCACTACGAGAACAA TGCCGTTAATCCAGTCCGAAGTCGTGGTTGTCATCGACCAAGATTACCCCGACTCATTGACCCTCCTTTACACACCGACGCCAGTACAGTCGTCCCGTTTCGATCTTTATCGGTTCAGTATCAGCGACTCGAACAACAccattaaagaaaaaatggttAACGATACCGAGAACAAGGTGACGTTCAGCGGTTTGACACCgggaaaattgtacaacgtaACTGCCTGGACGGTTAGCGACAACGTCGAGAGTCAACCGCTACTCAGGCAGGACAGATTAT TCCCTGAACGAGTGACGAGGATACACGCGGTGAACATAAACGATACGAGGATAACGTTGGAATGGGATGTGCCTCGAGGCGAATACGACGCGTTCGAAGTGCAGTACATAAGCACGGACGAAAGTCTGGAGGAGAGCCTGATCCAAAACGTGACAAATCGCAACTCGATTACCATAAACAATCTGAGGCCTCATCGCAATTACACATTCACACTGGTCGTGATATCCGGAACCGAGTCGACCTTCTTGAGAAAATCAAGTCCGGTAAGCGCCAGCTTTACAACGAGCGAATCTTATCCGGGAAAAGTCGAGGTGTTCCAACCTTCGAACGTCTCGCCAAGCGACATCACCTTCGAGTGGTCCCTGCCGAGCCAGGATCAGAATGGAGTCATTCGGAAGTTCAGCATCACGTACGGACTGGAG GGCTCGACTCACACGCAAGTCAAGGACTTCAAACCGACCGAGTTGCAGGGCGTGATCAAATCGTTGATACCAGGAAAGACGTACATATTTCGAATCCAGGCGGAAACGAGGATCGGCTTCGGGCCGGAGGTCGtttggaaacaaaaaatgccAATTCTGGCGCCTCCGAAGCCTCCGACTCAGGTCGTACCCTCGGAGGTATGCAGAAGCAGCACCACCATCCAGATACGTTTCAGGAAAAACTACTTCAGCGAACAGAACGGAGCTGTCACTTCCTACACCATCATCGTCGCCGAGGACGACAGCAAAAATGCCTCCGGTCTGGAAATGCCCAGCTGGAAAGACGTCCAAGGTTACAGCATCTGGCCTCCGTATCAG GTAATGGAACCTTATTACCCGTTCAAAAATGGCTCCGTCGAGGACTTTACGATCGGTGGAGAAAATTGCGACGGTAAAACCGGCTACTGTAACGGCCCGTTGAAATCTGGCTCGACGTACAAAGTAAAGGTCCGGGCATTCACGGCTCCTGACAAGTTCACCGATACCAGTTACAGTTTTCCCATTCAGACAG aCAAGGACAATACGGCTATCATTGTCGGCGTCACGGTTCCAATCGTTTTACTACTGACATTCTTAGGGCTCGGTCTGATAATAAGACGAAGGAGAAGTCAAGGTAGAAAAACGACGGAAACACGAGTTACCGACGATCTATCGTTGCCTGGAAGTGTAATTGAGATAAG CCGTCCAATACGGGTGGAAAACTTCGCGGATCACTATCGAATGATGTCCGCGGATTCGGATTTCCGTTTCTCCGAGGAGTTTGAAGAGCTGAAACACGTCGGCAGAGATCAGCCCTGCACGGCGGCCGATCTACCTTGCAATCGGCCGAAGAACCGCTTCACCAACATCCTGCCTTACGATCATAGCAGGTTTAAACTGCAGCCAGTCGACGACGAGGAAGGTTCGGACTACATAAACGCGAACTACGTGCCG GGTCACAACTCGCCGAGGGAGTTCATCGTCACGCAAGGACCGCTGCATTCGACGCGCGGCGACTTCTGGCGAATGGTTTGGGAGAGCAATAGTCAGGCAATAGTGATGCTGACGCGTTGCATAGAGAAGGGAAGAGAGAAATGCGATCGTTACTTTCCCGAGGACACGCTTCCGGCATACTACGACGAGATTTGCGTCACTATGCTGAACGAGTGGCAATATCCCGACTGGCGCATAAGGAACTTCATGTTGTGCAAG GGCAAAGTCGAGCGGGAAATCCAGCACTTCCACTTCATGACCTGGCCCGACTTCGGGGTTCCAAGCCCGCCGCAAACCTTGGCGAGATTTGTGCGAGCTTTCAGGGAACGCGTTGGGCCCGATCAGAGACCCATCGTGGTTCACTGCAGCGCCGGGGTCGGCAGAAGCGGCACTTTCATCACCTTGGACAGGATACTGCAACAGATTTTGGTATCAGATTACGTCGATATATTCGGCATTGTCTGCGCCATGAGGAAGGAGAGGGTCTGGATGGTGCAGACCGAGCAGCAGTACATTTGCATACATCAGTGTTTGCTTGCTGTCTTGGAAGGGCAGGACAACATCGGACCGATTAGGGAAATTCACGACAATCAAGGATTCGAAG gGAAGAACCGAAGCtctgttgaaaattcaaagaacCCAGCCGAGGCTGAGAAGGAAAGGTGA
- the Ptp10D gene encoding tyrosine-protein phosphatase 10D isoform X1: protein MKRPIVISRWSGIFLVLLAEVTYSTDLAIEIPGNLSQGDSWYRLDYSPAIGYPPPNTRISSDEIGDEIKFTNVLPGTKYEFWLYYSNSTLNDWLTWTASITTAPDPPSNLTVTVRNGKSATVSWAPPAQGNYSGFRLRVQSFSDTSSPKTSLVPADMATYTFQDLIPGATYSLQLFTVLDANESVAYTSRNFTTKPNTPGKFIVWFRNETTLLVLWQPPYPAGIYTHYKVSIDPPDAIESVLYVEKEGEPPGPAQAAFKGLVPGRAYNISVQTVSEDETSAPTTAQYRTVPLRPLNVTFDRRYLTPTSFRVLWDSQNGTSEFDKYQVSLATRRQTPVTRSRDDERWLDFKDLEPGKTYQVIVKTVSGKVTSWPATGDITLEPLPVRDLRAVTDEQTGMVEVSWTPNNASTQDSYKLSYDEVERLTGDTTSLTVDKTKVKVTLDALLPGRNYSISVQAMSNKAESVESVIYQVTRPASPIIEDLKSIEKGLNISWKSDVNSRQEKFEVTHNRNDTGESTTTSTIESHIDLKDLFPGAGYEIRVVAISHGLRSEPHVHFQAVLPHPPKNLSIEKVRRNGVVVRWEAPTDSMFTEFAIRYQTEDDTTWHDVASLSNTEAEIDDMTPGERYIIRVNTVSFGIESLDSLQVNQTIQPNPVLNITLTSDSTNVTLEWPRPEGRIETYVIRWWLVNDSDSIRTKNVTESTVSAAAAASGPKEGVQLRKELIGELTPGMEYSFSVYTVSYNLVSDVTNLTTRTMPLIQSEVVVVIDQDYPDSLTLLYTPTPVQSSRFDLYRFSISDSNNTIKEKMVNDTENKVTFSGLTPGKLYNVTAWTVSDNVESQPLLRQDRLFPERVTRIHAVNINDTRITLEWDVPRGEYDAFEVQYISTDESLEESLIQNVTNRNSITINNLRPHRNYTFTLVVISGTESTFLRKSSPVSASFTTSESYPGKVEVFQPSNVSPSDITFEWSLPSQDQNGVIRKFSITYGLEGSTHTQVKDFKPTELQGVIKSLIPGKTYIFRIQAETRIGFGPEVVWKQKMPILAPPKPPTQVVPSEVCRSSTTIQIRFRKNYFSEQNGAVTSYTIIVAEDDSKNASGLEMPSWKDVQGYSIWPPYQVMEPYYPFKNGSVEDFTIGGENCDGKTGYCNGPLKSGSTYKVKVRAFTAPDKFTDTSYSFPIQTGLLVADKDNTAIIVGVTVPIVLLLTFLGLGLIIRRRRSQGRKTTETRVTDDLSLPGSVIEISRPIRVENFADHYRMMSADSDFRFSEEFEELKHVGRDQPCTAADLPCNRPKNRFTNILPYDHSRFKLQPVDDEEGSDYINANYVPGHNSPREFIVTQGPLHSTRGDFWRMVWESNSQAIVMLTRCIEKGREKCDRYFPEDTLPAYYDEICVTMLNEWQYPDWRIRNFMLCKGKVEREIQHFHFMTWPDFGVPSPPQTLARFVRAFRERVGPDQRPIVVHCSAGVGRSGTFITLDRILQQILVSDYVDIFGIVCAMRKERVWMVQTEQQYICIHQCLLAVLEGQDNIGPIREIHDNQGFEGKNRSSVENSKNPAEAEKER, encoded by the exons GTGACGTACTCGACCGATTTGGCGATCGAGATACCGGGAAATCTGAGTCAAGGGGACTCGTGGTACAGGCTCGATTACAGTCCGGCGATCGGTTATCCGCCGCCGAACACGAGGATATCGTCGGATGAAATTGGCGACGAGATCAAATTCACGAACGTTCTTCCCGGTACAAAGTACGAGTTCTGGCTCTACTACAGCAACTCGACGCTCAACGACTGGCTCACGTGGACCGCCTCGATAACTACAG caCCCGATCCACCCTCGAATCTCACGGTGACCGTTCGCAATGGAAAATCGGCTACCGTTTCTTGGGCTCCACCCGCGCAGGGAAATTATTCCGGATTCCGACTGCGGGTTCAGAGTTTCAGTGACACGAGTAGTCCCAAGACAAGCCTTGTTCCGGCCGATATGGCCACCTATACATTTCAGGATCTCATACCCGGAGCTACATATTCTTTGCAGCTGTTCACCGTGCTCGATGCGAACGAGAGCGTGGCCTACACGAGCAGGAACTTCACGACCA AGCCAAATACACCGGGAAAGTTCATCGTTTGGTTCCGAAACGAGACAACGCTTCTGGTGTTGTGGCAGCCGCCGTATCCAGCCGGTATATACACCCACTACAAGGTGAGCATCGATCCACCGGATGCGATCGAGTCCGTTTTGTACGTCGAGAAGGAGGGCGAACCCCCGGGACCAGCGCAGGCTGCATTCAAAGGCCTCGTTCCAG GAAGAGCCTACAACATATCGGTACAAACCGTGTCGGAGGACGAGACTTCGGCCCCAACGACCGCCCAATATCGAACAGTTCCGCTTCGCCCGTTGAACGTCACTTTCGATAGAAGGTACCTGACTCCGACGTCTTTCCGAGTCCTCTGGGACTCCCAGAACGGGACGTCCGAGTTCGACAAGTACCAAGTGTCTCTGGCGACGAGGCGGCAGACTCCGGTCACCAGAAGCCGGGACGATGAGAGATGGCTCGATTTCAAGGATTTGGAGCCCGGAAAGACCTATCAGGTGATTGTAAAGACGGTGTCTGGCAAAGTCACCAGCTGGCCAGCGACCGGGGATATAACGTTGG AACCGTTACCTGTCAGAGATCTCCGAGCTGTGACGGATGAGCAGACCGGAATGGTCGAGGTCTCCTGGACTCCAAACAACGCTAGCACTCAGGACAGCTACAAGCTTTCGTACGACGAAGTGGAAAGACTTACCGGCGATACGACGTCTCTGACAGTCGATAAAACGAAGGTAAAG gTGACGTTGGACGCGCTTCTTCCGGGTCGGAACTACTCGATAAGTGTCCAGGCTATGAGCAACAAGGCTGAATCAGTTGAGTCGGTGATATACCAAGTGACCCGACCGGCCAGTCCGATCATCGAGGATCTTAAATCGATCGAAAAGGGGCTGAACATATCTTGGAAGAGCGACGTAAACTCGCGTCAGGAGAAGTTCGAGGTTACTCACAACAGAAATGACACCGGGGAGAGTACGACGACCTCGACTATCGAGTCTCACATCGATCTAAAGGACTTGTTTCCGGGTGCAGGGTACGAGATTCGGGTCGTCGCGATCAGCCATGGCCTCAGAAGTGAGCCCCACGTCCACTTTCAGGCTGTCC TCCCTCATCCGCCGAAGAATTTGAGCATTGAGAAAGTGCGGAGGAACGGGGTCGTCGTACGGTGGGAGGCACCGACAGATTCCATGTTCACGGAATTCGCCATTCGTTATCAAACTGAGGATGATACCACCTGGCATGATGTGGCGAGCTTGAGCAATACCGAGGCTGAAATAGACGATATGACACCCGGCGAACGGTACATCATCAGGGTAAACACGGTCAGCTTCGGGATCGAGAGCTTGGATTCGCTGCAAGTAAATCAGACAATTC AACCAAATCCAGTACTAAACATCACGCTGACTTCGGACTCTACCAATGTTACCTTGGAATGGCCGAGGCCAGAGGGCAGGATAGAGACGTATGTGATAAGATGGTGGTTGGTGAACGATAGCGATTCTATTCGCACTAAGAACGTCACAGAGAGTACGgtttctgctgctgctgctgcttctggTCCGAAGGAAGGTGTGCAATTGAGGAAGGAACTGATTGGCGAGTTGACACCAGGCATGGAGTACTCGTTCTCGGTTTACACCGTGTCCTACAACCTGGTCAGCGACGTGACCAATCTCACTACGAGAACAA TGCCGTTAATCCAGTCCGAAGTCGTGGTTGTCATCGACCAAGATTACCCCGACTCATTGACCCTCCTTTACACACCGACGCCAGTACAGTCGTCCCGTTTCGATCTTTATCGGTTCAGTATCAGCGACTCGAACAACAccattaaagaaaaaatggttAACGATACCGAGAACAAGGTGACGTTCAGCGGTTTGACACCgggaaaattgtacaacgtaACTGCCTGGACGGTTAGCGACAACGTCGAGAGTCAACCGCTACTCAGGCAGGACAGATTAT TCCCTGAACGAGTGACGAGGATACACGCGGTGAACATAAACGATACGAGGATAACGTTGGAATGGGATGTGCCTCGAGGCGAATACGACGCGTTCGAAGTGCAGTACATAAGCACGGACGAAAGTCTGGAGGAGAGCCTGATCCAAAACGTGACAAATCGCAACTCGATTACCATAAACAATCTGAGGCCTCATCGCAATTACACATTCACACTGGTCGTGATATCCGGAACCGAGTCGACCTTCTTGAGAAAATCAAGTCCGGTAAGCGCCAGCTTTACAACGAGCGAATCTTATCCGGGAAAAGTCGAGGTGTTCCAACCTTCGAACGTCTCGCCAAGCGACATCACCTTCGAGTGGTCCCTGCCGAGCCAGGATCAGAATGGAGTCATTCGGAAGTTCAGCATCACGTACGGACTGGAG GGCTCGACTCACACGCAAGTCAAGGACTTCAAACCGACCGAGTTGCAGGGCGTGATCAAATCGTTGATACCAGGAAAGACGTACATATTTCGAATCCAGGCGGAAACGAGGATCGGCTTCGGGCCGGAGGTCGtttggaaacaaaaaatgccAATTCTGGCGCCTCCGAAGCCTCCGACTCAGGTCGTACCCTCGGAGGTATGCAGAAGCAGCACCACCATCCAGATACGTTTCAGGAAAAACTACTTCAGCGAACAGAACGGAGCTGTCACTTCCTACACCATCATCGTCGCCGAGGACGACAGCAAAAATGCCTCCGGTCTGGAAATGCCCAGCTGGAAAGACGTCCAAGGTTACAGCATCTGGCCTCCGTATCAG GTAATGGAACCTTATTACCCGTTCAAAAATGGCTCCGTCGAGGACTTTACGATCGGTGGAGAAAATTGCGACGGTAAAACCGGCTACTGTAACGGCCCGTTGAAATCTGGCTCGACGTACAAAGTAAAGGTCCGGGCATTCACGGCTCCTGACAAGTTCACCGATACCAGTTACAGTTTTCCCATTCAGACAG GATTACTAGTCGCAG aCAAGGACAATACGGCTATCATTGTCGGCGTCACGGTTCCAATCGTTTTACTACTGACATTCTTAGGGCTCGGTCTGATAATAAGACGAAGGAGAAGTCAAGGTAGAAAAACGACGGAAACACGAGTTACCGACGATCTATCGTTGCCTGGAAGTGTAATTGAGATAAG CCGTCCAATACGGGTGGAAAACTTCGCGGATCACTATCGAATGATGTCCGCGGATTCGGATTTCCGTTTCTCCGAGGAGTTTGAAGAGCTGAAACACGTCGGCAGAGATCAGCCCTGCACGGCGGCCGATCTACCTTGCAATCGGCCGAAGAACCGCTTCACCAACATCCTGCCTTACGATCATAGCAGGTTTAAACTGCAGCCAGTCGACGACGAGGAAGGTTCGGACTACATAAACGCGAACTACGTGCCG GGTCACAACTCGCCGAGGGAGTTCATCGTCACGCAAGGACCGCTGCATTCGACGCGCGGCGACTTCTGGCGAATGGTTTGGGAGAGCAATAGTCAGGCAATAGTGATGCTGACGCGTTGCATAGAGAAGGGAAGAGAGAAATGCGATCGTTACTTTCCCGAGGACACGCTTCCGGCATACTACGACGAGATTTGCGTCACTATGCTGAACGAGTGGCAATATCCCGACTGGCGCATAAGGAACTTCATGTTGTGCAAG GGCAAAGTCGAGCGGGAAATCCAGCACTTCCACTTCATGACCTGGCCCGACTTCGGGGTTCCAAGCCCGCCGCAAACCTTGGCGAGATTTGTGCGAGCTTTCAGGGAACGCGTTGGGCCCGATCAGAGACCCATCGTGGTTCACTGCAGCGCCGGGGTCGGCAGAAGCGGCACTTTCATCACCTTGGACAGGATACTGCAACAGATTTTGGTATCAGATTACGTCGATATATTCGGCATTGTCTGCGCCATGAGGAAGGAGAGGGTCTGGATGGTGCAGACCGAGCAGCAGTACATTTGCATACATCAGTGTTTGCTTGCTGTCTTGGAAGGGCAGGACAACATCGGACCGATTAGGGAAATTCACGACAATCAAGGATTCGAAG gGAAGAACCGAAGCtctgttgaaaattcaaagaacCCAGCCGAGGCTGAGAAGGAAAGGTGA